A part of Miscanthus floridulus cultivar M001 chromosome 6, ASM1932011v1, whole genome shotgun sequence genomic DNA contains:
- the LOC136457284 gene encoding LOW QUALITY PROTEIN: uncharacterized protein (The sequence of the model RefSeq protein was modified relative to this genomic sequence to represent the inferred CDS: substituted 2 bases at 2 genomic stop codons) yields the protein MAKPLVDLNAPPEDRGEKLPDLNSDPAEAQDDDDPFQDVAGQTSEHAFHKDDGIALHVEQDALEDLIEEFGVYTERVDIAFDQEELSYSDGEEDQQTHDEQENAQAHDEEEDEQAHDDVDDDQGHHDQSQHRTKELTDRQRQDIFEDLLRSSKNGKLKRNSTTIIAAKYNVCIRTIQRVWKRAKKCWAHGIPVDVNGLKPKNCGRKKIQVDLFTVPDIPLNRRGIIRSLANALGVNKSSLHRSFKQGLLXXHSNSLKPYLKEANKKSRPQWCVSMLEPSTLPNNPKFKEMKNITHTDEKWFNGTRKNKTMYMHPDEEDPHRTVQNKNAIHKVMFYSGVTQPRFDAEGRYSRCYFDDKLGLWPFVREEPAQRRSGNRPRGTPIMKTMKVDRQIMRSYMISKVLEAICIRWPREHAYETIWIPKS from the exons ATGGCCAAGCCCCTAGTGGATTTGAACGCACCACCAGAGGACAGAGGAGAGAAGTTGCCTGATCTCAACAGCGATCCTGCTGAAGCTCAAGATGATGATGATCCCTTCCAAGATGTAGCAGGTCAAACTAGTGAACACGCATTTCATAAAG ACGATGGCATAGCCTTGcatgtcgaacaagatgcctTGGAGGATCTCATAGAGGAGTTTGGCGTGTACACCGAAAGAGTTGACATTGCCTTTGATCAAGAGGAGTTGTCGTACTCAGATGGTGAAGAGGATCAGCAAACACATGATGAGCAAGAGAATGCCCAAGcacatgatgaagaagaggatgagCAAGCACATGATGATGTAGATGATGACCAAGGACATCATGATCAGTCCCAACATAGGACGAAGGAGTTAACAGATAGACAAAGACAAGACATATTTGAAGATTTGCTTCGGAGCagtaagaatggaaaattaaaaaGAAATAGTACAACTATTATTGCAGCAAAGTACAATGTCTGTATACGTACCATACAACGTGTATGGAAGAGAGCAAAAAAGTGTTGGGCACATGGCATACCAGTAGATGTCAATGGTTTGAAACCTAAGAACTGCGGCCGTAAAAAAATTCAAGTGGACCTGTTTACAGTTCCAGATATTCCTCTAAACAGAAGGGGTATTATAAGATCACTTGCAAATGCTCTAGGTGTCAATAAAAGCAGTCTGCATAGGTCGTTCAAACAAGGATTGCTATGATGACACTCCAACTCACTGAAGCCCTATTTGAAGGAAGCAAATAAAAAGTCTAGGCCGCAGTGGTGTGTCTCTATGCTAGAACCAAGTACACTGCCAAATAATCCCAAGTTCAAAGAAATGAAAAATATTACCCACACAGATGAGAAGTGGTTCAATGGGACAAGAAAGAATAAGACTATGTACATGCATCCAGATGAAGAAGACCCACACAGGACAGTGCAAAACAAGAATGCCATTCACAAAGTCATGTTTTATTCTGGAGTTACACAGCCTAGGTTTGATGCTGAAGGTAgat ACAGTAGATGTTATTTTGATGACAAGTTAGGTCTATGGCCTTTTGTCCGTGAG GAACCGGCACAAAGAAGAAGTGGCAATAGGCCCAGGGGCACACCTATCATGAAGACAATGAAGGTTGACAGACAAATAATGAGATCTTATATGATATCAAAAGTTCTTGAAGCTATATGCATTCGTTGGCCTCGAGAACATGCCTACGAGACAATTTGGATACCCAAAAGCTAA